A segment of the Candidatus Marinarcus aquaticus genome:
CTTGTCCGAATGATGAAGGAGATTTTCGTCCCGCTTCAAGTATAAAATTCATGTCTTCATCTGAGATTGTTTTTGTATCATCAAATGTTTTGCACGCATGTCTGAAATCCATTGCTTCTTGAAATGACTTATCCATATTTATCCTTTTTAAATTGATTTTTCTAATATTTTTTCTACAACTGATTTATCAATGCTTCCACGGTCACCAAAGTGTGTGAACCCATGTTTTTCAAGCAAGTTTGTTACTTTAGAAATCACCTCTTTATCATCTGTATACGATGAAAGTTTTAAATCCACATTGAGTGATGCATACAAGTTTCTGATCTCTTCAATCACCTCAAAAGGTGTTAAAGCCTGCATTCCAAAAACATTTTTACCCATTTGCATCAACTTCTCTTGTTTTTCATTAGCTAAAATAGTCAGTAAATTTGGTTGTATGATAGCCAATGTTCTGGCATGGTCAATACCGTACAGACCACTTAACTCATGTCCAATAAAATGTGTCGCCCAATCTTGAGGAACCCCTACTCCAATCAAACCATTAAGTGCTTGATTGGCAAGCCACATCAAGTTGGCATACCATAAATCATCTTTTTTATCATAGCTGTGTGCCAGTTCAATCAAACCTCTTAAAATACCTTCAGCATAATAGTCTTGAGCTAAGGCACCATGAGGTTGCGTAAGATACTGTTCACACGTATGCACAAAAGAGTCAATCAAACCGTTGGACAATTGTCGGTCATCTAAACTTTTTAATACATCGGGGTCCATAATAGCAAATTGTGGATATGAAAAAGCAGAGTGAAAGAAACGTTTCTCTTTGGTTTCTTTTTTAGTGATAACCGAACCAGTATTTGATTCACTTCCTGTAGCAGCTAAAGTGAGTACGGCACCAATTTTTAAAGCTTTTGTTGCATTGTATTTGCCTTCAAGTAAATCCCAACCATCCCCTTCATAATAAAAGGCATTCGCTACATATTTTGCACCATCAATAACAGAACCACCACCAACAGCTAAGATGAAGCTCACTTCATTGCTTCGTCCATAAGCGATAGCTTCATCCAGTTTCTCTTTTGTTGGATTAGGTTCAACCCCACCAAATTCAAACCATGCATAGCCATCTAAAGCCTCTTTAACTTGGTCATAAACCCCATTTTTCTTAATACTTCCTCCACCATAAAGCACCAACACTCTTTCTGACTTTTCAATCAGGGTGTTGATTTTAGAGATACTTTGTTGCCCAAACTCAATCAAGGTTGGGTTTTGGTAAGTAAACTGCATGATTATCCTTTGTATTATGATACTTTTTGAAGTTT
Coding sequences within it:
- a CDS encoding iron-containing alcohol dehydrogenase produces the protein MQFTYQNPTLIEFGQQSISKINTLIEKSERVLVLYGGGSIKKNGVYDQVKEALDGYAWFEFGGVEPNPTKEKLDEAIAYGRSNEVSFILAVGGGSVIDGAKYVANAFYYEGDGWDLLEGKYNATKALKIGAVLTLAATGSESNTGSVITKKETKEKRFFHSAFSYPQFAIMDPDVLKSLDDRQLSNGLIDSFVHTCEQYLTQPHGALAQDYYAEGILRGLIELAHSYDKKDDLWYANLMWLANQALNGLIGVGVPQDWATHFIGHELSGLYGIDHARTLAIIQPNLLTILANEKQEKLMQMGKNVFGMQALTPFEVIEEIRNLYASLNVDLKLSSYTDDKEVISKVTNLLEKHGFTHFGDRGSIDKSVVEKILEKSI